The Penaeus chinensis breed Huanghai No. 1 chromosome 16, ASM1920278v2, whole genome shotgun sequence sequence GACTCGACGACGCGGTATCCGTCGTCGTCGGCGATGTACTTGATGAAGAACTTCTCTCCCTCGGGGGACGTCCAGCTGGAAGGGAAGGCAGGCGTTGTGAACGAGGCTTGGCGCCGTCTGGCGTGAGTGTCCCAAAGGGAATGGCTCCAAAGGACGCAACGGGAAGGAAGGCCTCTTACCTGTAGGTTCCCTGCACCACCTCGTTGGAGACATCCTGGTCAACATGGAAGTCATCGAAGTCCAGGTCCACGACGCTGCCGGGGCGGGCGGCGGCCACGGCGACGAGGGCGAGGAGAGCAATCTGGGGAAACATGGGCAACATTTGTCCAATTCTGACAGTGATTTCCTGATACACTGGACGTAtcgagacggaaagagaggaagcTGGCAAGTGACCAACAAAATAGGAGAAATTGCTATACGGAAAGATACATAAgtataggaaaaaatatatgtatattgcagtcGAAATAATAGCCCTTAATGAATCTGACAAACGTTCTCTGCATAAACTCTACAATCGCAGTCATTATTAACATGCGAAGTATTATTTGATAAAAATCCAATTAACATCTCAGTAAAAATGAACCAGTGAAGAACTATTTTGAAGAAGAAATCACAAAAAGTTTTTCTCAGGCTTACTGCAAACTTCATCTTGGTCGATTATTGAGCGTTGTACTGCCTGTCGCTTTGCGTAGTCTAGCCTTTATAGGACAAGCGAAACCACGCCCACCCGACCTGACCTCGATCGTCCAAGTGAGGCAGACGTCGCCCCCTACGTCTATAGGGCTGTACGGGGTCACTTGCTATCGATGATGCTATCTTCATCTGCATTTTACTCTTaatctgtctttttatttgtttatatctctctttctctctttctctgtctatctaactatcaatctatctatctgtatctttatatctcctctctctctctcgtgtaattTTTTGTTATATCTTTGTATCTCCGATTAATCTTGATCTCAGTTTCTATGTCTTACTTTGACtccatctatcgatttatctatctatctatctatatatatatgaaatgcattATACTGTTGTTTAACATTTTATTCAAAACAATATACCCATGTAACCATTATTGTACTCCGAACTGTCATTTTTGCCAATGTTACGTTTTCAATTTATACTAGAAGTCCCCGATTCCTTTATTTCCAATACAGTACATCCCTGACAACTCAATATATCTGGTAGGAtgatcaattcactattgagaggttatatggcagtgtcacccttgcctgattggatgcccttcctaatcaaccgcggttcagtgtgctaacacttgtgtcacggcggtgacgtcccctacgacacctgcgtttgacttctcaaggcgatatgtcgttttctcgggctcgagccagcagttagagcgcaggcacttttaagaccgccgcgacggggaattgaacttgggaccacaagggccggtgtcgagtgcgctaaccactggaatatcgtggtagtcatatacata is a genomic window containing:
- the LOC125033669 gene encoding cuticular protein 47Eg-like, which translates into the protein MKFAIALLALVAVAAARPGSVVDLDFDDFHVDQDVSNEVVQGTYSWTSPEGEKFFIKYIADDDGYRVVESNAVPVTNGVAADGNQGSFDSFEDIFDRK